A window of Planctomycetia bacterium contains these coding sequences:
- a CDS encoding cupin domain-containing protein, whose translation MSQYFIDKSACRQLTPFPGVEMYASTGETMTVSLVEMAPGAIIPVHQHPHEQVGMIISGSAEFTIGGEIKRVGPGDRYQIPGNVPHAITALDERVSALDVFYPIREEYQ comes from the coding sequence ATGTCCCAATACTTCATCGACAAATCCGCCTGCCGCCAGCTGACGCCGTTTCCGGGCGTGGAAATGTACGCGTCCACTGGCGAAACGATGACCGTCTCGCTCGTGGAAATGGCGCCGGGGGCGATCATCCCAGTGCATCAGCATCCGCATGAGCAAGTGGGCATGATTATTTCCGGTTCGGCGGAGTTCACCATCGGCGGCGAAATCAAACGCGTCGGTCCCGGCGATCGCTATCAGATTCCCGGAAATGTCCCACACGCCATCACGGCCCTTGATGAACGGGTCAGCGCGCTCGACGTGTTCTATCCGATTCGCGAGGAGTACCAGTAG